GAGGGTTGGCGATGGCCCGCTCATTTGCCCATACCCCCCCTATCTGCTAGTGTCGCGCCGGTTTAACGTCAACCGGAAATCGCCGCCATGGCCCGCAAAAAAGCTGCACTGGATTTCGAACAGTCCCTCGCCGACCTGCAAACACTGGTCGAGCGTCTGGAGAACGGTGAATTGTCGCTGGAAGACTCGCTGACCGCTTTCGAGCAGGGCATCGGCCTGACCCGTGACTGCCAGGCGGCGCTGGCCCAGGCCGAGCAGAAAGTGCAGGTGCTGCTGGAGCGCGATGGCGAGCTCGCCGAGGAACCCTTCGACGCGGATGAGCCAGAATGATCGCAGCGTATTCAGCGAGCAGTCAGGCCCGGGTCAACGCGGCGCTGGAGACCCTGTTCAACGCGCCGTTGCCGGAACTGGCGCGGCTCTACGAAGCGATGCACTACAGCGTGATGAACGGCGGCAAACGCGTGCGTCCGTTGTTGGCTTACGCCGCGTGCGAGGCCCTCGGTGGCCAGGCCGAACAGGCCAGCGGCGCGGCGTGTGCGGTCGAATTGATTCACGCCTATTCGCTGGTGCACGACGATCTGCCGGCGATGGACGACGACGATCTGCGTCGCGGCCAGCCGACGACCCACAAGAAATTCGACGAAGCCTGCGCGATTCTCGCCGGTGACGGCTTGCAGAGCTTGGCCTTCAGCGCTCTGCTCGACCCGCGCCTGAGCGATTGCAGCAGCGAAATCCGTCTGCAGATGGTCACTGCGCTGGCCCATGCCGCCGGCCCGGCGGGCATGGTCGGTGGTCAGGCCATCGATCTCGGTTCGGTCGGCCTCAAGCTCGATCAAAAAGCCCTCGAACAGATGCACCGGCACAAGACCGGCGCGCTGATTGAAGTCAGCGTCAAGCTCGGCGCCCTGGCCAGCGGCCGCGCCCAACCCGAGCAGCTACAGGCCTTGCAGACTTATGCACAGGCCATCGGCCTGGCATTTCAGGTGCAGGACGACATTCTCGACGTCGAAAGCGATACCGCCACCCTCGGCAAACGTCAGGGCGCCGACATTGCCCGCGATAAACCGACCTACCCGGCACTGCTCGGCCTCGACGCCGCCAAGGCCTACGCCTTGGAGCTGCGCGATCAGGCCCTGCAGGCGCTGCGACCGTTTGACGCGGCCGCCGAGCCGTTGCGCGAGCTGGCCCGGTATATCGTCGAGCGGCGCAACTGACGGCGTATCGGCCAAAAAAGACCAACGCGTGGGCAGGGGGCGATGCATCAGGTAAACTGCCGCATCTTTTATACCTATAACGATTCGCCTGATGCCCACGACGTTTCATGAGATTCCCCGCAAGCGCCCGACCACGCCCCTGCTCGACCGCGCGAACACGCCGGACGGCCTGCGCCGGTTAGGCGAAGCCGAGCTGGAAACCCTGGCCGATGAGTTGCGCCTGGAATTGCTCTACACGGTCGGCCAGACCGGTGGGCATTTCGGTGCCGGCCTGGGCGTGATCGAGCTGACCATCGCGCTGCATTACGTCTTCGACACCCCGGACGACCGTCTGCTGTGGGACGTCGGGCATCAGGCGTATCCGCACAAGATCCTCACCGGTCGCCGCGAGCGCATGGCCAGCCTGCGTCAGAAGGACGGCATCGCCGCGTTCCCGCGTCGCTCCGAGAGCGAGTACGACACCTTTGGCGTCGGCCACTCCAGCACCTCGATCAGCGCAGCGCTGGGCATGGCCATTGCCGCCCGCCTGCAGGACAGCGATCGCAAGGCCATCGCGGTGATCGGCGACGGTGCGCTGACCGCCGGCATGGCGTTCGAGGCGCTCAACCATGCGCCGGAAGTCAACGCCAACATGCTGGTGATCCTCAACGACAACGACATGTCGATCTCGCGCAACGTAGGCGGCCTGTCGAATTATCTGGCGAAGATCCTTTCCAGCCGCACCTACGCGAGCATGCGCGAGGGCAGCAAGAAAGTCCTGTCGCGCCTGCCCGGCGCCTGGGAAATCGCCCGTCGCACCGAAGAATACGCCAAAGGCATGCTGGTCCCCGGCACCCTGTTCGAAGAGCTGGGCTGGAACTACATCGGCCCGATCGACGGCCACGACTTGCCAACCTTGATCGCCACGCTGCGCAACATGCGCGATCTCAAAGGCCCGCAGTTCCTGCACATCGTCACCAAGAAAGGCAAAGGCTTCGCCCCGGCGGAAGTCGACCCGATCGGTTACCACGCCATTACCAAACTCGAACCTCTGGACGCCCCGGCCGCTGCGCCGAAAGCCGCCAGCGGGCCGAAGTATTCGGCGGTGTTCGGCGAGTGGCTGTGCGACATGGCGACGGCTGACGCTCGCCTGGTCGGGATCACCCCGGCGATGAAGGAAGGCTCGGATCTGGTGGCGTTCAGCGAGCGTTTCCCCGAGCGTTATTTCGACGTGGCGATTGCCGAGCAACACGCGGTGACGTTCGCCGCCGGCATGGCGTGCGAAGGCGCGAAACCGGTGGTGGCGATCTACTCGACGTTCCTGCAACGCGGTTACGACCAGTTGGTACACGACGTCGCGGTGCAGAACCTCGACGTGCTGTTCGCCATCGACCGCGCCGGTCTGGTCGGCGAAGACGGCCCGACCCATGCCGGCAGCTTCGACCTGTCTTACCTGCGCTGCATCCCGGGCATGCTCATCATGACCCCGAGCGATGAAAACGAACTGCGCAAGATGCTCACCACCGGCCACCTCTACAACGGCCCGGCAGCAGTGCGTTACCCACGCGGCAGCGGGCCGAATGCAGTCATCGAAAAAGATCTCGAAGCGATCGAAATCGGCAAGGGCAT
This genomic interval from Pseudomonas koreensis contains the following:
- a CDS encoding exodeoxyribonuclease VII small subunit; protein product: MARKKAALDFEQSLADLQTLVERLENGELSLEDSLTAFEQGIGLTRDCQAALAQAEQKVQVLLERDGELAEEPFDADEPE
- the ispA gene encoding (2E,6E)-farnesyl diphosphate synthase: MIAAYSASSQARVNAALETLFNAPLPELARLYEAMHYSVMNGGKRVRPLLAYAACEALGGQAEQASGAACAVELIHAYSLVHDDLPAMDDDDLRRGQPTTHKKFDEACAILAGDGLQSLAFSALLDPRLSDCSSEIRLQMVTALAHAAGPAGMVGGQAIDLGSVGLKLDQKALEQMHRHKTGALIEVSVKLGALASGRAQPEQLQALQTYAQAIGLAFQVQDDILDVESDTATLGKRQGADIARDKPTYPALLGLDAAKAYALELRDQALQALRPFDAAAEPLRELARYIVERRN
- the dxs gene encoding 1-deoxy-D-xylulose-5-phosphate synthase — encoded protein: MPTTFHEIPRKRPTTPLLDRANTPDGLRRLGEAELETLADELRLELLYTVGQTGGHFGAGLGVIELTIALHYVFDTPDDRLLWDVGHQAYPHKILTGRRERMASLRQKDGIAAFPRRSESEYDTFGVGHSSTSISAALGMAIAARLQDSDRKAIAVIGDGALTAGMAFEALNHAPEVNANMLVILNDNDMSISRNVGGLSNYLAKILSSRTYASMREGSKKVLSRLPGAWEIARRTEEYAKGMLVPGTLFEELGWNYIGPIDGHDLPTLIATLRNMRDLKGPQFLHIVTKKGKGFAPAEVDPIGYHAITKLEPLDAPAAAPKAASGPKYSAVFGEWLCDMATADARLVGITPAMKEGSDLVAFSERFPERYFDVAIAEQHAVTFAAGMACEGAKPVVAIYSTFLQRGYDQLVHDVAVQNLDVLFAIDRAGLVGEDGPTHAGSFDLSYLRCIPGMLIMTPSDENELRKMLTTGHLYNGPAAVRYPRGSGPNAVIEKDLEAIEIGKGIVRRQGSKVAMLVFGVQLSEALKVAEKLDATVVDMRFVKPLDEALVREIAGSHELIVTIEENAIMGGAGGAVSEFLARENILKSMLHLGLPDIYVEHAKPAQMLAECGLDEAGIEASIRQRLDLLNS